A region from the Alnus glutinosa chromosome 5, dhAlnGlut1.1, whole genome shotgun sequence genome encodes:
- the LOC133868537 gene encoding probable inositol transporter 2, with protein MEGGIPVTDTSAFRDCFSLAWKNPYVLRLAFSAGIGGLLFGYDTGVISGALLYIRDDFKDVDRETYLQEMIVSMAVAGAIVGAAIGGWLNDRFGRRSTILIADFLFFVGAVIMAAANSSPVLIVGRIFVGFGVGMASMTSPLYISEASPAKIRGALVSTNGFLITGGQFLSYLINLAFTKAPGTWRWMLGVAGLPALIQFVLMLLLPESPRWLYRKGREEEAKTILRKIYSENEVEEEIHALKESVDAEIEATGSSGKISYAELWKTKTVRRGLIAGVGLQVFQQFVGINTVMYYSPTIVQLAGIASNETALLLSLITSGLNAFGSIISIYFIDRTGRKKLLIISLCGVILSLGLLSGIFHDTSTHSPLVAPTVTSQFKNYTCPDYSSAVNANRWSCMKCLKASSPSCGFCASSTNKLWPGECLISIDTVKDMCHGQDRLWYTRGCPSKTGWLALVGLGLYIIFFSPGMGTVPWIVNSEIYPLRYRGICGGIAATANWVSNLIVAQSFLTLTTAIGTSWTFLLFGVVSVVALFFVLICVPETKGLPIEEVEKMLELRALHFRFWEKSPQTVENK; from the exons ATGGAGGGAGGCATCCCCGTGACTGATACATCAGCTTTCAGAGACTGCTTCTCTCTGGCATGGAAAAATCCTTATGTTCTTCGCCTCGCTTTCTCCGCTGGGATTGGTGGCCTTCTCTTTGGCTACGACACAG GAGTGATATCAGGGGCTCTTCTTTATATCAGAGATGACTTCAAGGATGTTGATAGAGAGACTTACTTACAG GAGATGATAGTGAGCATGGCAGTTGCAGGAGCAATAGTTGGAGCTGCTATTGGTGGATGGTTGAACGACCGCTTTGGAAGGAGAAGCACAATCTTAATAGCAGACTTCCTCTTCTTTGTAGGAGCTGTGATCATGGCTGCTGCCAACAGCTCACCTGTTCTCATTGTTGGACGTATTTTTGTGGGATTTGGGGTTGGAATGGCATCAATGACTTCCCCTCTGTACATTTCTGAAGCTTCCCCTGCAAAAATCCGCGGTGCCCTTGTTAGTACCAATGGATTTCTTATAACTGGAGGCCAGTTCCTTTCCTACCTTATCAACTTGGCCTTCACCAAG GCACCTGGGACGTGGCGGTGGATGCTTGGAGTTGCAGGACTTCCTGCTCTGATTCAATTTGTGTTAATGCTGCTTCTTCCAGAGTCGCCCCGTTGGCTATACCGCAAG GGACgggaagaagaagcaaaaaccATACTAAGGAAAATATACTCAGAAAATGAGGTAGAAGAAGAGATCCATGCTCTAAAGGAATCGGTCGATGCTGAGATCGAGGCAACAGGGTCTTCTGGCAAGATTTCCTATGCTGAACTCTGGAAAACCAAAACAGTAAGAAGAGGACTAATTGCTGGAGTTGGCCTTCAGGTGTTCCAGCAGTTTGTGGGCATTAACACAGTTATGTACTACAGCCCCACCATAGTTCAATTGGCTGGAATTGCATCTAATGAAACTGCACTCCTTCTCTCACTCATTACTTCTGGCCTCAACGCTTTCGGCTCCATCATCAGCATCTATTTTATTGATAGGACTGGGAGGAAGAAACTTCTAATTATCAGTTTATGTGGCGTTATACTTTCACTTGGGCTTTTATCAGGGATATTTCATGATACTTCGACTCATTCACCATTGGTTGCGCCAACAGTAACATCTCAGTTCAAAAACTACACCTGCCCGGATTACAGTTCGGCTGTAAATGCCAATCGTTGGAGCTGTATGAAGTGTTTGAAGGCTTCATCTCCATCATGTGGGTTCTGTGCCTCGAGTACTAATAAG CTATGGCCAGGGGAGTGTTTGATCTCAATTGACACTGTGAAGGATATGTGCCATGGACAAGACAGGCTATGGTACACCAGAGGCTGTCCAAGCAAAACTGGATGGCTTGCACTTGTTGGCTTGGGACTTTACATCATATTCTTCTCTCCTGGAATGGGAACCGTCCCATGGATTGTCAACTCTGAGATCTATCCTTTAAGGTATCGAGGCATCTGTGGAGGAATTGCTGCCACTGCAAACTGGGTCTCAAACCTCATTGTTGCACAGTCCTTCCTGACTTTAACGACTGCAATTGGGACTTCCTGGACATTCCTACTATTCGGGGTCGTTTCTGTTGTGGCCCTGTTCTTCGTCTTGATATGCGTCCCTGAAACGAAGGGGCTCCCGATCGAGGAGGTGGAGAAGATGCTGGAACTGAGAGCTTTGCACTTCAGGTTCTGGGAGAAAAGCCCTCAGACAGTTGAAAATAAGTAG
- the LOC133867852 gene encoding pentatricopeptide repeat-containing protein At3g16610 isoform X2, which translates to MIWGARRLCRFSNSRGLSTNCHAQHNTLKYVPNNITQEIFQTTTEYYRGLLEACIRSKSLSQGKKIHQHLLKNNTHITGFVVLEKLALLYIACDEVKAARRVFDKIPTPTVILWNLMIRAYAWHGPFEEAICLYYRMLEVGVRPTKFTFPFVLKACSGLQAIEVGREVHDLAKGLGLDSDVFVCTALIDVYAKSGDLGEAQKVFYSMPHRDVVAWNAMIAGFSLHGLYDDTIRLVVEMQKAGTTPNSSTIVAVLPTVGQANALSQGKAMHAYSVRRSFCNDVVLGTGLLDMYGKCLCISYARRVFDMMGVRNEVCWSAMIGAYDVCDYMIEALALYDEMVLKTTINTTPVTLAVILRACARLIDFSRGRRLHCYAIKSRLELDTINGYAEEVLLVFHRMQLSAVQPDVATMLCVLPACSHLAALQHGACGHSYSLVHGFVTETSVCNALIDMYSKCGKISIARRVFDRMDSRDIISWNAMIVGYGIHGLGAEALGLFKNFLETGLKPDDVTFIGLLSACSHSGHVTEGKHWFNAMSSDFNIIPRIDHYVCMTDLLCRAGLLDEAHNFIQTMPLKPNVHVWGTLLAGCRIHKNVELGEEVSKKIQGIGPEGTGNFVLLSNIYSAAGRWDDAADVRIMQRDKGFKKSPGCSWIEINGVIHAFVGGDRSHPQSAWINKKLGELLVEMKRLGYRAESSFVLQDVEEEEKEKILLYHSEKLAIAFGIICLSPGKPILITKNLRVCVDCHTAIKYMTLITKREITVRDASRFHHFRDGVCNCEDYW; encoded by the exons ATGATATGGGGAGCAAGACGTCTCTGCAGATTTAGCAATAGTCGAGGATTATCGACCAATTGCCATGCCCAACACAATACTCTCAAATATGTCCCTAACAACATTACTCAAGAAATCTTTCAAACCACAACTGAGTACTATAGAGGCCTTCTCGAAGCTTGTATTCGATCGAAATCACTCTCCCAGGGCAAGAAAATCCATCAACATCTTCTCAAGAACAACACCCATATCACAGGTTTTGTTGTGCTCGAAAAACTTGCCCTTCTGTATATTGCATGTGATGAAGTCAAAGCTGCACGCCGCGTGTTCGATAAAATTCCTACTCCAACTGTTATACTATGGAACCTTATGATAAGAGCTTATGCGTGGCATGGACCGTTTGAAGAAGCTATCTGTTTATACTATCGGATGCTTGAAGTAGGTGTTAGACCAACCAAATTCACATTCCCGTTTGTTCTTAAAGCGTGTTCTGGTTTGCAAGCTATAGAAGTTGGTAGAGAGGTACATGATCTTGCCAAAGGACTTGGGCTTGACTCTGACGTTTTTGTTTGTACCGCATTGATTGACGTGTATGCAAAGTCTGGAGATTTAGGTGAGGCACAAAAAGTGTTCTATAGTATGCCGCATAGAGATGTTGTAGCATGGAATGCAATGATTGCTGGGTTCTCACTTCATGGACTTTATGATGACACAATACGGTTGGTAGTTGAAATGCAGAAAGCAGGAACAACTCCAAACTCTTCAACAATAGTAGCTGTTCTTCCCACGGTTGGGCAAGCAAATGCTTTGAGCCAAGGGAAAGCTATGCATGCCTACTCTGTAAGGAGAAGTTTTTGTAACGATGTGGTGCTTGGAACTGGGCTTTTGGATATGTATGGTAAATGTCTCTGCATATCTTATGCAAGAAGAGTATTTGACATGATGGGTGTCAGGAATGAGGTTTGTTGGAGTGCTATGATTGGAGCGTATGATGTATGTGATTATATGATAGAGGCGTTGGCATTATATGATGAGATGGTGCTCAAAACTACAATAAATACAACCCCAGTAACTCTTGCAGTCATACTTCGAGCTTGCGCTAGGCTAATTGATTTCAGCAGAGGGAGACGTTTACATTGTTATGCAATCAAATCAAGGTTAGAGTTAGACACAATT AATGGTTATGCAGAAGAGGTTTTGCTTGTTTTTCACCGGATGCAATTGTCTGCGGTCCAGCCAGATGTGGCGACCATGTTATGCGTCCTGCCAGCTTGTTCACATTTGGCTGCTCTCCAACACGGGGCCTGCGGCCATAGTTACTCGCTGGTTCATGGCTTTGTGACTGAGACCTCTGTTTGCAATGCGCTTATAGATATGTACTCAAAATGTGGGAAGATCAGTATTGCTAGGCGAGTTTTTGATAGGATGGATTCGCGGGATATTATTTCATGGAATGCAATGATAGTTGGTTATGGTATCCATGGGCTAGGTGCAGAAGCACTTGGATTGTTCAAGAACTTTCTAGAAACGGGTTTAAAGCCAGACGATGTGACTTTCATTGGTCTCTTATCTGCTTGCAGCCATTCAGGACATGTCACAGAAGGGAAACACTGGTTTAATGCTATGAGTTCAGATTTCAACATTATACCAAGGATTGACCATTACGTATGCATGACTGATCTTCTCTGTCGCGCTGGACTGTTGGATGAGGCACACAATTTCATTCAAACAATGCCATTGAAGCCTAATGTTCATGTATGGGGTACCCTGCTTGCTGGATGTAGAATCCACAAAAATGTTGAACTTGGGGAAGAAGTATCAAAGAAGATCCAAGGCATAGGACCTGAAGGTACTGGAAATTTTGTCCTTTTATCTAATATATACAGTGCCGCTGGAAGATGGGATGACGCAGCAGATGTAAGAATCATGCAGAGGGACAAAGGCTTTAAAAAAAGCCCAGGATGTAGTTGGATTGAGATAAATGGGGTTATTCATGCATTTGTTGGTGGAGATCGATCTCACCCACAATCAGCATGGATAAACAAGAAGTTAGGGGAATTGCTAGTGGAAATGAAAAGATTGGGATATCGTGCTGAATCTAGTTTCGTTCTCCAAGATGTTGAAGAGGAGGAGAAGGAAAAGATTCTCCTTTATCACAGTGAGAAACTGGCCATTGCTTTTGGAATTATTTGTCTGAGCCCCGGCAAACCCATTCTAATTACTAAGAATTTGCGGGTTTGTGTAGACTGCCATACTGCCATAAAATACATGACTCTCATAACAAAGAGAGAGATAACTGTTAGAGATGCAAGTCGATTTCATCATTTTAGAGATGGAGTGTGCAACTGTGAGGATTACTGGTGA
- the LOC133867852 gene encoding pentatricopeptide repeat-containing protein At3g16610 isoform X1 gives MIWGARRLCRFSNSRGLSTNCHAQHNTLKYVPNNITQEIFQTTTEYYRGLLEACIRSKSLSQGKKIHQHLLKNNTHITGFVVLEKLALLYIACDEVKAARRVFDKIPTPTVILWNLMIRAYAWHGPFEEAICLYYRMLEVGVRPTKFTFPFVLKACSGLQAIEVGREVHDLAKGLGLDSDVFVCTALIDVYAKSGDLGEAQKVFYSMPHRDVVAWNAMIAGFSLHGLYDDTIRLVVEMQKAGTTPNSSTIVAVLPTVGQANALSQGKAMHAYSVRRSFCNDVVLGTGLLDMYGKCLCISYARRVFDMMGVRNEVCWSAMIGAYDVCDYMIEALALYDEMVLKTTINTTPVTLAVILRACARLIDFSRGRRLHCYAIKSRLELDTIVGNTLLSMYAKCGVIDDALRFFDQMVFKDTVSYSAIMSGCMQNGYAEEVLLVFHRMQLSAVQPDVATMLCVLPACSHLAALQHGACGHSYSLVHGFVTETSVCNALIDMYSKCGKISIARRVFDRMDSRDIISWNAMIVGYGIHGLGAEALGLFKNFLETGLKPDDVTFIGLLSACSHSGHVTEGKHWFNAMSSDFNIIPRIDHYVCMTDLLCRAGLLDEAHNFIQTMPLKPNVHVWGTLLAGCRIHKNVELGEEVSKKIQGIGPEGTGNFVLLSNIYSAAGRWDDAADVRIMQRDKGFKKSPGCSWIEINGVIHAFVGGDRSHPQSAWINKKLGELLVEMKRLGYRAESSFVLQDVEEEEKEKILLYHSEKLAIAFGIICLSPGKPILITKNLRVCVDCHTAIKYMTLITKREITVRDASRFHHFRDGVCNCEDYW, from the coding sequence ATGATATGGGGAGCAAGACGTCTCTGCAGATTTAGCAATAGTCGAGGATTATCGACCAATTGCCATGCCCAACACAATACTCTCAAATATGTCCCTAACAACATTACTCAAGAAATCTTTCAAACCACAACTGAGTACTATAGAGGCCTTCTCGAAGCTTGTATTCGATCGAAATCACTCTCCCAGGGCAAGAAAATCCATCAACATCTTCTCAAGAACAACACCCATATCACAGGTTTTGTTGTGCTCGAAAAACTTGCCCTTCTGTATATTGCATGTGATGAAGTCAAAGCTGCACGCCGCGTGTTCGATAAAATTCCTACTCCAACTGTTATACTATGGAACCTTATGATAAGAGCTTATGCGTGGCATGGACCGTTTGAAGAAGCTATCTGTTTATACTATCGGATGCTTGAAGTAGGTGTTAGACCAACCAAATTCACATTCCCGTTTGTTCTTAAAGCGTGTTCTGGTTTGCAAGCTATAGAAGTTGGTAGAGAGGTACATGATCTTGCCAAAGGACTTGGGCTTGACTCTGACGTTTTTGTTTGTACCGCATTGATTGACGTGTATGCAAAGTCTGGAGATTTAGGTGAGGCACAAAAAGTGTTCTATAGTATGCCGCATAGAGATGTTGTAGCATGGAATGCAATGATTGCTGGGTTCTCACTTCATGGACTTTATGATGACACAATACGGTTGGTAGTTGAAATGCAGAAAGCAGGAACAACTCCAAACTCTTCAACAATAGTAGCTGTTCTTCCCACGGTTGGGCAAGCAAATGCTTTGAGCCAAGGGAAAGCTATGCATGCCTACTCTGTAAGGAGAAGTTTTTGTAACGATGTGGTGCTTGGAACTGGGCTTTTGGATATGTATGGTAAATGTCTCTGCATATCTTATGCAAGAAGAGTATTTGACATGATGGGTGTCAGGAATGAGGTTTGTTGGAGTGCTATGATTGGAGCGTATGATGTATGTGATTATATGATAGAGGCGTTGGCATTATATGATGAGATGGTGCTCAAAACTACAATAAATACAACCCCAGTAACTCTTGCAGTCATACTTCGAGCTTGCGCTAGGCTAATTGATTTCAGCAGAGGGAGACGTTTACATTGTTATGCAATCAAATCAAGGTTAGAGTTAGACACAATTGTAGGTAATACCTTACTTTCAATGTATGCAAAGTGTGGGGTTATAGATGATGCACTTAGGTTCTTTGATCAAATGGTTTTCAAAGATACAGTTTCTTATAGTGCAATAATGTCCGGTTGCATGCAGAATGGTTATGCAGAAGAGGTTTTGCTTGTTTTTCACCGGATGCAATTGTCTGCGGTCCAGCCAGATGTGGCGACCATGTTATGCGTCCTGCCAGCTTGTTCACATTTGGCTGCTCTCCAACACGGGGCCTGCGGCCATAGTTACTCGCTGGTTCATGGCTTTGTGACTGAGACCTCTGTTTGCAATGCGCTTATAGATATGTACTCAAAATGTGGGAAGATCAGTATTGCTAGGCGAGTTTTTGATAGGATGGATTCGCGGGATATTATTTCATGGAATGCAATGATAGTTGGTTATGGTATCCATGGGCTAGGTGCAGAAGCACTTGGATTGTTCAAGAACTTTCTAGAAACGGGTTTAAAGCCAGACGATGTGACTTTCATTGGTCTCTTATCTGCTTGCAGCCATTCAGGACATGTCACAGAAGGGAAACACTGGTTTAATGCTATGAGTTCAGATTTCAACATTATACCAAGGATTGACCATTACGTATGCATGACTGATCTTCTCTGTCGCGCTGGACTGTTGGATGAGGCACACAATTTCATTCAAACAATGCCATTGAAGCCTAATGTTCATGTATGGGGTACCCTGCTTGCTGGATGTAGAATCCACAAAAATGTTGAACTTGGGGAAGAAGTATCAAAGAAGATCCAAGGCATAGGACCTGAAGGTACTGGAAATTTTGTCCTTTTATCTAATATATACAGTGCCGCTGGAAGATGGGATGACGCAGCAGATGTAAGAATCATGCAGAGGGACAAAGGCTTTAAAAAAAGCCCAGGATGTAGTTGGATTGAGATAAATGGGGTTATTCATGCATTTGTTGGTGGAGATCGATCTCACCCACAATCAGCATGGATAAACAAGAAGTTAGGGGAATTGCTAGTGGAAATGAAAAGATTGGGATATCGTGCTGAATCTAGTTTCGTTCTCCAAGATGTTGAAGAGGAGGAGAAGGAAAAGATTCTCCTTTATCACAGTGAGAAACTGGCCATTGCTTTTGGAATTATTTGTCTGAGCCCCGGCAAACCCATTCTAATTACTAAGAATTTGCGGGTTTGTGTAGACTGCCATACTGCCATAAAATACATGACTCTCATAACAAAGAGAGAGATAACTGTTAGAGATGCAAGTCGATTTCATCATTTTAGAGATGGAGTGTGCAACTGTGAGGATTACTGGTGA
- the LOC133867708 gene encoding large ribosomal subunit protein uL14mz isoform X1 yields the protein MAAGLASKWSRVGRSLLGGLGNNLSNLLNTSLEMACNNSLSQQQRTFIQMRTVLKVVDNSGAKKVMCIQALKGKKGARLGDTIVASVKEAHPNGKVKKGKVVYGVVVRAAMQRGRCDGSEVKFDDNAVVLVDKQGQPIGTRVFGPVPHELRKKKHVKILTLAGHIA from the exons ATGGCTGCTGGTCTGGCTTCCAAATGGTCTCGTG TTGGCCGTTCATTGTTGGGGGGACTTGGAAACAACTTGTCTAATTTACTGAACACGTCACTTGAGATGGCATGCAACAATTCCTTATCTCAG CAGCAAAGGACTTTCATTCAGATGAGGACGGTTCTCAAAGTTGTGGACAACTCTGGGGCAAAAAAGGTGATGTGCATACAGGCCTTGAAGGGGAAGAAAGGTGCAAGGTTGGGAGACACAATAGTTGCATCTGTCAAGGAAGCCCATCCAAATGGAAAAGTCAAGAAAGGAAAGGTTGTGTATGGTGTGGTTGTCCGTGCAGCCATGCAACGCGGCCGTTGTGATGGCAGTGAAGTCAAGTTTGATGACAATGCTGTGGTACTTGTTGACAAGCAAGGGCAGCCAATTGGGACGAGAGTTTTTGGGCCCGTCCCTCACGAGCTAAGGAAGAAAAAGCATGTCAAGATTCTTACTTTGGCGGGGCATATTGCGTAG
- the LOC133867708 gene encoding large ribosomal subunit protein uL14mz isoform X2, which yields MAAGLASKWSRVGRSLLGGLGNNLSNLLNTSLEMACNNSLSQQRTFIQMRTVLKVVDNSGAKKVMCIQALKGKKGARLGDTIVASVKEAHPNGKVKKGKVVYGVVVRAAMQRGRCDGSEVKFDDNAVVLVDKQGQPIGTRVFGPVPHELRKKKHVKILTLAGHIA from the exons ATGGCTGCTGGTCTGGCTTCCAAATGGTCTCGTG TTGGCCGTTCATTGTTGGGGGGACTTGGAAACAACTTGTCTAATTTACTGAACACGTCACTTGAGATGGCATGCAACAATTCCTTATCTCAG CAAAGGACTTTCATTCAGATGAGGACGGTTCTCAAAGTTGTGGACAACTCTGGGGCAAAAAAGGTGATGTGCATACAGGCCTTGAAGGGGAAGAAAGGTGCAAGGTTGGGAGACACAATAGTTGCATCTGTCAAGGAAGCCCATCCAAATGGAAAAGTCAAGAAAGGAAAGGTTGTGTATGGTGTGGTTGTCCGTGCAGCCATGCAACGCGGCCGTTGTGATGGCAGTGAAGTCAAGTTTGATGACAATGCTGTGGTACTTGTTGACAAGCAAGGGCAGCCAATTGGGACGAGAGTTTTTGGGCCCGTCCCTCACGAGCTAAGGAAGAAAAAGCATGTCAAGATTCTTACTTTGGCGGGGCATATTGCGTAG